The Melanotaenia boesemani isolate fMelBoe1 chromosome 11, fMelBoe1.pri, whole genome shotgun sequence genome includes the window TTAACTGCAAGCAACACATGCCAGTCTGGGTGTGCTGTGATAACGATGGCATATCAGTTTATGCAGGTAATGAGTGAGCGATATAGCTTATCATATTGTAAGGGCGAgataaaaatatgtacaaattTACAATCACATCAGCTGTTTATCAAGTAATAGAATTTCTTTTTCCAGCTTCCTCATTTTAAGTGCTCTGTAAGCCATCTCTTGGTCCCGgttctccatctcctttttGAGATAACAGCAGTAAAGGGCCCTTAAGTCTTCTGTTTgcttctgaaaaaaaataagatatatgCACATTTATTAATCTGGCCTTTTGTTATTATCAGTGCTGAGACAGCATTATCAGCTTGTCTCATGAACCTCACCTCTGCACTTCTACCACCAGTTGTAGCCTCTGCTGAACTGCCGACCTCCTGGAAGCTACTGCTATTTAAATcctagaaacaaaaaaaagacaaaaaaagtttgatattcaaagaaaaaaagctttatttaaagGAGTATATTTACATATCCTTACCCCTTCAAAATGAGCATCActgatgtctgtctcatcaccaCTCAAACTTTCTGGTTCAGTCTTTGTTACAGGCAGGAGGAGGACTGGGTGGCCTGACACTTTTGAGGTGGGAACAGCATCAACTTCAGCCACAGTAAATTACAAGATGACTTTTaatagtattaaaaaaaaaaaaaaaaaaacctaccaCTCATAAAAGAGCTATCAGATCCAGTTATGGGGGCAATACAAGCACCTCCAGGCAGAACCTCAACTCTGAGAGTGCTGTCTCTGTGCTGCAGCACATCCTCCTCAGCAGAGGTCAGAGAGGGGGTTTCTGACCCCCCCTCAATCCTTATCACCTCGGCCCgttttctttttgctgcagaGGAGGCAGACTTAAAAGTTAAAATTCTCTCTTGGATGTTAGTTTTGAAAATACATACAGTGGTGAAAAGGAAGTAAagcaaataataatacaaatattgtggggggaaaaaatgttatttttacttaGGAATACCTGTTTGGACTATGTTCTTGTGTTTGACTTTTACTTGCTGCCATGTCCTTTTATAGCCACTGTCTGAAACACTGTA containing:
- the LOC121649136 gene encoding uncharacterized protein LOC121649136 → MMMSPDRDLQLIRKQERAHFFSSREQELILKLYEEEREILTAKSNTTCASKQREEAWQRIADQINVVSDSGYKRTWQQVKVKHKNIVQTAKRKRAEVIRIEGGSETPSLTSAEEDVLQHRDSTLRVEVLPGGACIAPITGSDSSFMSVSGHPVLLLPVTKTEPESLSGDETDISDAHFEGDLNSSSFQEVGSSAEATTGGRSAEKQTEDLRALYCCYLKKEMENRDQEMAYRALKMRKLEKEILLLDKQLM